DNA sequence from the Raphanus sativus cultivar WK10039 unplaced genomic scaffold, ASM80110v3 Scaffold0147, whole genome shotgun sequence genome:
AAGAAGTGACTAATCAATGCAAGAGTTTATAttgattcgtttttttttgaaaatgtgatAGTGGAAATATGACATGAAATGACTAATCAAAGCAACGGATAGATTTTAGTCAAAGAAATTGAATGGTTAAGATTGATTTTTCTGAAAATGTGATAGTGGAAATATGACATGAAATGACTAATCAAAGCAACGGTTAGATATCGTCAAAGAAATTGAACGGTTAAGATTGATTCGTTTTTTTCTAATAATGTGATAATGGAATATGGCATGATTTGCCTATAAAATGTGTATCATGTTTGAACAATAAGACCATCatcttctatttctttttatcaaaGATGAATTATAACTTTGGTAGCTCATCTCAtgtatcatcttcttcttcttcttcttcagataaTGAGTATTATGATGATATTGAAAAGCAAGTAGCATGCCAAATTACTGCaaacaataattttttcatCACTCAACACCTACTTAACGAGAGACACCATGGTGGATCGATTCATGGTCATAGAGTTATTGATCGTGATCGGGAGAATGCTTCTCGCAATCTTTTCAACGACTATTTTGCAGAGAATCCTTTATTCTCTGAGGCGATGTTCCGGCGGCGATTTCGGATGGGGCGTCCTTTGTTTCTTCGTATTTATGATGCGATACAAAGACATGACAAATATTTTGTCCAAAGGAGAGATGGTGCCGGGAAACTTGGGTTGTCTGGTTTGCAAAAGATGACTGCTGCATTTCGGATGTTGGCGTATGGTCTACCAGCGGATTCAACTGATGAGTACATCAAAATCGGAGAGTCAACTGCCCTAGAAAGTTTGAAGCGCTTTTGTCGTGCTGTTGTCGAGGTTTTTGGAAGCCGCTATCTCCGATCACCTGACGCTAATGATGTTGCACGACTACTCCATATCGGTGAACACCGAGGATTTCCAGGTATGTTGGGTAGTTTAGATTGTATGCATTGGAAATGGAAAAACTGCCCAACAGCTTGGGGAGGACAATATGCCGGTCGTAGTGGTTCTCCCACCATCATTTTAGAGGCTGTAGCTGATTATGATCTTTGGATTTGGCATGCATATTTTGGTCTGCCGGGATCTAATAACGATATCAATGTTTTAGAGGCATCTCATCTTTTTGCTAATTTAGCAGAAGGAACTGCTCCACCGGCTAATTATGTTATTAATGGAAAACATTATAACATGGGTTATTATCTAGCTGATGGTATATATCCAAAATGGTCCACTCTTGTCCAAACAATTCACGATCCCCGTGgtcctaaaaaaaaattattcgcAATGAAACAAGAATCGTGTAGGAAAGACGTTGAACGTGCATTTGGAGTATTGCAGTCAAGATTTGCAATCGTGGCAGGACCATCACGAA
Encoded proteins:
- the LOC108837649 gene encoding protein ALP1-like; its protein translation is MNYNFGSSSHVSSSSSSSSDNEYYDDIEKQVACQITANNNFFITQHLLNERHHGGSIHGHRVIDRDRENASRNLFNDYFAENPLFSEAMFRRRFRMGRPLFLRIYDAIQRHDKYFVQRRDGAGKLGLSGLQKMTAAFRMLAYGLPADSTDEYIKIGESTALESLKRFCRAVVEVFGSRYLRSPDANDVARLLHIGEHRGFPGMLGSLDCMHWKWKNCPTAWGGQYAGRSGSPTIILEAVADYDLWIWHAYFGLPGSNNDINVLEASHLFANLAEGTAPPANYVINGKHYNMGYYLADGIYPKWSTLVQTIHDPRGPKKKLFAMKQESCRKDVERAFGVLQSRFAIVAGPSRMWNKKVLHDIMTTCIIMHNMIIEDERDINATIEEQGEVPNAEVEMTSGDDAQFQEFLSRHYRIKDRDAHFELRDALIEHLWGEYGNSNN